A region from the Silene latifolia isolate original U9 population chromosome 7, ASM4854445v1, whole genome shotgun sequence genome encodes:
- the LOC141590225 gene encoding uncharacterized protein LOC141590225: protein MEWLVAHEALNTVDKLLTYGMDVDACCLLCEQANDSLAHLFFDCQYSRRVMMSLQQVTGCSFPLAVDLSWWSNRGGTIVQRGVQIALFLGALYSIWFQRNKCRNDTVLMHPRHVALQISDGMRARIRGRGREKLNANDGRWIGGGTVAEAGHGSEMSGAVNDDEVDEDVGAEP from the exons ATGGAATGGTTAGTGGCTCATGAGGCACTTAACACTGTGGATAAACTGTTAACCTATGGGATGGATGTTGATGCTTGCTGTCTGCTATGTGAACAGGCTAATGATTCACTGGCTCATCTGTTCTTTGACTGTCAGTACAGCAGACGAGTGATGATGTCTCTACAGCAGGTTACAGGGTGCAGCTTCCCTCTAGCTGTTGATCTATCTTGGTGGTCTAATAGAGGAGGTACAATTGTCCAGAGAGGAGTTCAGATTGCACTGTTCTTGGGGGCACTTTACTCTATCTGGTTTCAGAGAAACAAATGCAGAAATGATACGGTCCTCATGCATCCAAGACATGTTGCTTTGCAGATAAGTGATGGAATGAGAGCTAGAATTAGAGGAAGAGGTAGGGAGAAATTGAATGCTAATGAT GGGAGATGGATTGGTGGTGGTACCGTTGCTGAGGCTGGTCATGGATCTGAGATGTCAGGTGCAGTTAATGATGATGAGGTAGACGAGGATGTGGGTGCCGAGCCTTGA